One Oreochromis niloticus isolate F11D_XX linkage group LG16, O_niloticus_UMD_NMBU, whole genome shotgun sequence genomic window carries:
- the LOC109194414 gene encoding toll-like receptor 7, translating into MFLHLMCVALLTLWSCLPILATGIYYPKTLPCDVNEINNGSEVRVDCTERNLKKIPHGIPRDTTNLTLTINHIPSLNSTSFHGLENLTEIDMRCNCVPIKIGPKDKMCLKSVTIEENTFSRLSNLRALYLDGNQLYSIPKGLPSNLILLSLEVNHIYYLSKANLSELRNVEVLYLGQNCYFRNPCNDSYDIEDDAFLQFNNLKLLSLKSNNLSFIPHQLPTTLKELYLYNNNIQEVTDEDFKNLTNLEILDISGNCPRCYNAPFPCSPCPNNAPLKISKTAFKMLTKLKTLRLHSNSLTSVPSEWFDTTTELRVLDLSSNFLARELEITAFPKFLGKLEELDLSFNYELQKYPQTLRLSCSFSSLKSLKIFRMKGFVFQQLTTESIAHLKPLPNLEVVDLGTNFIKMTKLSILMELKSFKIISLSDNKISSPSDGRDALGLSGGETSDWSPMSSAAEYQNKEVREIHYFRYDEYARSCKYKDKELGVITSFVKKECSQFGKTLDVSRNNIFFLHSRFLNLTELRCLNLSGNAMSQSLNGSEFTYLANLQYLDFSWNRLDLLYSTAFQELKNLVILDISNNNHYFESEGLTHMLNFTRNLKNLKVLLMNHNKISTSTNTELESQSLERLEFRDNRLDVLWRDGNTRYVNYFKNLVNLTVLDISHNNLPFIPSDVFSGLPEKLSELYIKNNKLKSFNWNKLQLLHSLRVLDLSGNSLTTVPHVLSNCTTSLEKLILHKNQILKLTPDFLKGAYHLKYLDLSFNHIQYIEKSSLPDDVLNHMDMLLLHKNRFLCTCNATWFVTWLNRTTVTIPKLGTDVTCVAPGAQRGRPVVSVDLLACQHHYLSIILSTLMTSLVLILVTLSISSHLFLWDVWYIYHFCRAKLKGYRRLYSQSAVYDAFVIYDKEDPAVSEWVTKEMCAHLEECGDRRLTLCLEDRDWMPGCPLIDNLSQSIHRSKRTVFILTKKYIKGGNFKTAFYMAHQRLMDEKNDVIVLIFLEKVPCNSKYLRLRKRLYKRSVLEWPTNPQAQPYFWFSLRSVLATEGHKQYNNLFKETL; encoded by the exons ATGTTTCTCCACCTG ATGTGTGTGGCACTGCTCACCCTGTGGTCTTGTCTCCCTATTTTGGCAACTGGCATCTATTACCCGAAAACTCTGCCATGTGATGTTAATGAGATCAACAATGGGAGTGAAGTGAGGGTGGACTGCACTGAGAGAAACCTCAAAAAAATCCCCCATGGAATCCCGAGAGACACTACAAACCTGACGCTCACCATCAACCATATTCCGAGTTTAAACTCCACCTCCTTTCATGGTTTGGAGAACTTGACTGAGATTGACATGAGGTGCAACTGTGTGCCCATCAAAATCGGACCCAAGGACAAGATGTGCCTGAAGAGTGTGACAATTGAGGAAAATACTTTCAGCAGACTGAGCAATCTGCGAGCGCTGTATCTAGATGGCAATCAGCTCTATAGTATACCTAAAGGCCTGCCTTCAAATCTGATCCTGCTGAGCTTGGAAGTGAATCATATTTATTATCTTTCTAAAGCAAACCTCTCTGAGCTTAGAAATGTTGAGGTGCTTTACCTTGGTCAAAACTGCTATTTTCGTAACCCCTGCAATGATTCCTATGATATAGAAGACGATGCATTTTTACAgtttaacaatttaaaattgctaTCTCTTAAATCAAATAACTTGTCTTTCATTCCACATCAGCTACCCACTACTCTGAAGGAGCTATATCTCTACAACAATAACATTCAAGAAGTCACTGATGAAGACTTTAAAAATTTAACTAATCTTGAGATTCTAGACATTAGCGGAAACTGCCCCCGGTGTTACAACGCTCCTTTTCCATGTAGCCCATGTCCAAATAATGCGCCACTGAAAATCAGCAAAACAGCTTTTAAAATGCTGACCAAACTAAAAACATTACGGCTGCATAGCAACTCCCTTACAAGTGTGCCTTCTGAATGGTTTGACACCACAACTGAGCTCAGAGTGCTGGATCTCTCATCAAACTTTTTAGCAAGGGAGCTAGAAATCACTGCTTTCCCCAAATTCCTGGGTAAACTAGAAGAACTGGACCTTTCATTCAACTACGAGCTTCAGAAGTACCCTCAAACGCTGAGACTGAGTTGCAGTTTCTCCTCTCTGAAGTCTCTCAAAATTTTCAGAAtgaaaggttttgtgtttcagcAGTTAACTACAGAGAGTATCGCTCATTTAAAACCTCTACCGAACCTGGAGGTTGTAGATTTGGGTACAAACTTCATTAAAATGACAAAGCTTAGTATTCTGATGGAActgaaaagctttaaaataatcAGCCTGTCTGACAACAAAATATCGTCTCCCTCTGATGGCCGAGATGCACTTGGTTTGTCCGGAGGAGAAACCTCGGACTGGTCTCCGATGTCTTCCGCTGCTGAGTACCAAAACAAAGAAGTGAGAGAGATTCATTATTTCAGATATGATGAGTATGCACGAAGCTGCAAATACAAGGACAAGGAACTTGGAGTTATTACATCCTTCGTCAAAAAAGAATGCAGTCAGTTTGGCAAAACCCTGGACGTCAGCAGAAACAATATATTCTTCCTGCATTCACGATTTTTAAACCTTACAGAGCTAAGATGCCTCAATCTGTCTGGAAATGCAATGAGTCAAAGTCTGAATGGTTCTGAATTTACTTACCTGGCTAATTTACAATATCTGGACTTCTCATGGAACCGTTTGGACCTGCTCTACTCTACCGCATTCCAAGAGCTGAAAAATCTGGTCATCTTGGATATAAGTAACAACAACCACTATTTTGAATCAGAAGGTCTGACTCACATGCTTAATTTCACTAGGAATTTAAAAAACCTCAAGGTACTCCTGATGAATCACAACAAGATCTCTACTTCCACTAACACAGAGCTGGAGAGTCAATCCCTAGAAAGGTTAGAGTTCAGAGATAACCGGTTAGATGTACTCTGGCGAGATGGGAACACCAGATATGTCAACTATTTTAAGAATTTAGTTAATCTGACTGTCCTTGACATCTCCCATAACAACCTCCCTTTTATCCCATCGGACGTATTCAGTGGTCTACCAGAGAAGCTATCTGAGCTGTAtatcaaaaacaacaaactaaaaTCCTTTAACTGGAATAAACTGCAGCTTCTACATTCATTGCGAGTCTTGGATCTCAGTGGAAACAGCTTAACTACTGTTCCACATGTGTTATCAAACTGCACCACATCTCTTGAGAAACTAATTTTACACAAAAACCAAATCCTAAAGCTTACACCAGATTTCCTTAAGGGTGCCTACCACTTGAAATATCTAGACCTGAGTTTTAATCACATCCAGTACATTGAAAAATCCAGCCTTCCAGATGATGTTCTTAATCATATGGACATGTTACTTCTGCACAAAAACAGATTCTTGTGCACTTGCAATGCCACCTGGTTTGTCACATGGCTCAACAGGACTACAGTAACCATACCTAAATTGGGCACGGATGTTACCTGCGTTGCCCCAGGGGCACAAAGAGGTCGTCCAGTCGTCTCAGTGGACCTTTTGGCCTGCCAGCACCACTACCTGTCAATCATCCTCTCCACCCTAATGACTTCCCTCGTCCTCATCTTGGTCACGCTGTCCATCTCCAGCCATCTCTTCCTGTGGGATGTCTGGTACATCTACCATTTCTGCAGGGCCAAGCTCAAAGGCTACCGCCGCCTGTATTCCCAGAGCGCTGTTTACGATGCCTTTGTGATCTATGATAAGGAGGATCCTGCAGTATCAGAGTGGGTGACGAAGGAAATGTGCGCTCATCTTGAGGAGTGTGGAGACCGTCGACTGACGCTTTGCCTTGAAGACCGGGATTGGATGCCCGGATGCCCCTTGATTGACAACCTCTCTCAAAGCATCCACAGGAGCAAGAGGACTGTGTTTATTCTCaccaaaaaatacattaaagggGGAAACTTCAAGACGGCGTTCTACATGGCTCACCAAAGGCTAATGGATGAAAAAAATGATGTTATCGTGCTTATTTTCTTAGAGAAAGTGCCTTGCAATTCAAAGTACTTGAGATTACGAAAGAGGCTGTATAAGAGGTCTGTGCTAGAGTGGCCAACAAATCCTCAAGCCCAGCCATACTTTTGGTTCAGCTTGAGGAGTGTATTAGCAACCGAAGGTCACAAACAATACAACAATCTCTTCAAAGAGACACTGTAA
- the LOC100696480 gene encoding toll-like receptor 8: MITKCWMLLIYLCYHHELMPAAFTPTWMTRQFPCDVIANKTSNTVKFDCKGRHLEEIPAGITSNATDLDLSENFIMSIKDESFSKLTNLTQLNLNWANKSKDGYGCRLLNSSANAFKNLTKLKQLRLSGNCLTEIPRNLPDSVETLELEINKISLDKLHDNSFIGLKNITNLFLSKNCYFWNPCGKSVAIMEKPFQILDKLNALNLSFNNLTHVPKGLPQSITILDLDSNKIEYISKDDFQGLLNLKVLDIKGNCPRCHNARYPCVPCPNGSIDIDSDAFQRLTQLEILNLGGNSLNYLDPSWFQNLTNLKVLYLAFNFLLKSITGEEPSFKAFSYLHRLEKLDLSFNYALGLYPEKITLSQNFSNLRSLKTLHLEALVFQRIGPDTLRPLYNLKNLSALNLGTNFIIYSNSTLFSHFSHVKMIYLSENRLYPTTIESPPTLTDRYNQNSDLSISPSITTPPKDFSYEISQRLIKQECFDSGRVLILSSNNLFFISSKLFEGYGNISCLNLSGNGFSQALNGTEFKMLPNLTYLDLSFNKVDLAYNNAFKELKKLQVLDLSYNPHYFKAFGVTLNLNFTQNLPVLRVLNMSHNEISTLTTKEMYSKSLAELIFTHNNLGKLWKDRDGSYNKLFTNLSNLTVLDISSNGIAKIPDDVYEYLPHNLTTLRISHNLLREFSWDKLPFHQLQSLDLSSNRLSTLTTIDSNIAQTLTFLDLSHNHIVSVEKCFLKSLKSLRTLSLRNNKLTSVNETAFESGPDFQTLFLQRNPFECTCDLLNFILWINGSKVKIPRLTTQVNCHTPMNLKGQPLVNFETNQCVNSEKAQQIYALTTSIIILFMIVSTVAHLFYWDASYVLHYMKAKLKGYRSLNSPDTIYDVFVTYDTKDPQVSEWVMSNLRVQLEEEGDKYHPLCLEERDWPLGVPLVDNLTQSIQYSRKTLFVLTKGYVKTGAFKLAMYLAHQRLLDENVDVIVLLMLEPVLQHSHFLRLRKRLCESSVVEWPRTAAAEPWFWQNLRSVIRVDNQVMYNKTYSKYFTTK; this comes from the exons ATG ATTACCAAATGCTGGATGCTGTTGATCTATCTGTGTTACCATCATGAGCTCATGCCAGCTGCATTTACACCTACCTGGATGACACGGCAGTTCCCTTGTGATGTCATAGCCAACAAAACATCAAATACAGTCAAATTTGACTGTAAAGGCCGCCATCTAGAGGAAATACCAGCAGGGATAACCAGTAATGCTACGGATCTCGACTTATCAGAAAATTTTATTATGAGTATTAAAGATGAATCATTTTCTAAACTGACAAATCTGACTCAGCTCAATCTCAACTGGGCAAACAAATCCAAGGACGGTTATGGATGCAGACTATTGAACAGTTCTGCAAATGCTTTCAAAAATCTCACAAAACTCAAGCAACTACGACTGAGCGGCAACTGTCTGACTGAAATTCCACGCAATCTCCCCGACAGTGTGGAAACACTTGAGCTAGAAATTAACAAGATTAGCTTGGATAAATTACATGACAACAGCTTTATtggtttaaaaaacataacaaacctGTTTCTATCTAAAAACTGCTACTTCTGGAATCCTTGTGGGAAGTCTGTTGCTATTATGGAAAAACCCTTTCAAATACTGGACAAACTGAATGCTCTGAACTTGTCTTTCAACAACTTAACACACGTTCCTAAAGGACTACCCCAGTCAATTACAATTTTAGATCTGGATTCCAACAAAATAGAGTACATATCTAAAGATGATTTCCAGGGGTTGCTAAATTTAAAGGTCCTTGATATAAAAGGCAACTGTCCAAGATGTCACAATGCTCGGTACCCTTGTGTTCCTTGCCCTAATGGTTCTATTGACATAGATTCTGATGCATTTCAAAGACTGACACAGCTGGAGATACTGAACCTGGGAGGAAACTCACTGAATTACCTTGATCCCTCTTGGTTTCAAAATCTAACGAATCTTAAAGTATTATATCTGGCATTTAATTTTTTACTAAAATCTATAACTGGTGAGGAACCATCTTTTAAGGCATTTAGTTATCTTCACAGGCTAGAAAAACTTGACCTGTCTTTCAATTATGCTCTCGGATTGTACCCAGAAAAAATAACTCTTTCACAAAACTTTTCAAACCTCAGGTCACTGAAAACTTTGCATTTGGAGGCTTTGGTATTCCAGAGAATTGGACCAGACACACTCAGACCTCTGTACAATCTGAAAAATCTATCTGCTTTGAATTTAGGCACTAACTTCATTATTTATAGCAACTCTACTTTATTCAGCCATTTCTCCCACGTAAAAATGATATATCTCTCAGAAAACAGATTATATCCCACAACGATAGAAAGTCCACCAACTCTAACAGACAGATACAACCAGAATTCAGACCTTTCTATTTCACCGTCCATAACAACTCCTCCAAAAGACTTTAGCTACGAGATATCCCAAAGGCTAATAAAGCAAGAGTGCTTTGACTCTGGACGAGTGCTCATCCTCAGCTCAAATAATCTGTTCTTCATTTCTTCAAAGCTATTTGAGGGATATGGAAATATTTCATGTCTCAACCTCTCAGGAAATGGATTTTCACAGGCACTTAATGGCACAGAGTTCAAGATGTTGCCTAATCTGACATATCTCGACTTATCCTTCAATAAGGTTGATCTGGCCTATAACAACGCCTTCAAAGaactaaagaaattacaagtaCTAGACCTCAGTTACAATCCACACTACTTTAAAGCATTTGGGGTAACGcttaatttaaattttacacAAAATCTACCTGTGCTAAGAGTCCTTAATATGAGTCATAATGAGATTTCCACACTGACAACTAAAGAAATGTATAGCAAATCATTAGCAGAACTTATATTTACACACAATAATTTAGGGAAACTTTGGAAAGACAGAGATGGCTCATATAACAAACTTTTCACTAATCTTTCTAATTTGACAGTTTTAGATATATCCTCTAATGGCATTGCAAAGATTCCAGATGATGTTTATGAATATTTGCCACATAACCTCACCACACTGCGCATAAGTCATAACTTACTCCGAGAATTTAGCTGGGACAAACTGCCTTTCCACCAACTGCAGAGTTTAGACCTGAGCAGCAATCGTCTGTCTACTTTAACAACTATTGACTCAAACATCGCCCAAACTCTTACTTTCCTTGACTTGAGTCATAATCACATTGTCAGTGTggaaaagtgttttttaaagagtTTGAAAAGCCTCAGGACTCTCAGCCTTAGAAACAACAAACTTACTAGTGTCAATGAAACTGCCTTCGAATCAGGACCTGACTTTCAGACTTTGTTCCTACAGAGGAATCCATTTGAGTGTACTTGTGATTTGTTAAACTTCATTTTATGGATAAATGGGAGTAAAGTAAAGATCCCAAGACTGACCACTCAGGTGAATTGTCACACACCAATGAACTTAAAAGGCCAACCACTGGTAAACTTTGAAACTAACCAGTGTGTAAATTCAGAAAAGGCACAGCAGATCTACGCTCTAACAACTTCTATCATTATTCTTTTCATGATTGTTTCAACAGTTGCTCACTTATTTTACTGGGATGCTTCCTATGTCCTACACTATATGAAAGCTAAGCTGAAAGGGTACAGATCCTTGAACTCGCCAGATACTATATATGATGTCTTTGTGACATATGACACAAAAGACCCACAGGTCTCTGAGTGGGTGATGAGCAATCTGCGGGTGCAACTGGAGGAAGAGGGAGACAAGTATCATCCACTGTGTCTGGAAGAGAGGGACTGGCCCCTAGGAGTCCCACTGGTGGACAACCTCACCCAGAGCATCCAGTACAGTCGCAAGACTCTGTTTGTCTTAACAAAGGGCTACGTTAAGACCGGTGCTTTCAAGCTGGCAATGTATCTGGCCCACCAAAGACTGCTGGATGAAAATGTGGATGTGATAGTACTGCTAATGCTGGAGCCTGTCCTGCAGCATTCTCACTTTCTGCGCTTGAGGAAGCGACTGTGTGAAAGCAGTGTTGTAGAGTGGCCacgaacagcagcagcagagcccTGGTTTTGGCAAAACCTGCGAAGTGTCATAAGAGTAGATAATCAAGTGATGTACAACAAAACCTATTCAAAATACTTCACCACCAAGTGA